One Myxococcaceae bacterium JPH2 genomic window, CGCTCCGCACGACGCATCCCTACCGTGAACCTGTCCCACTATCGCTCCGGAACGCCGCAGGAGCGGGCGCGCTTCGTCCAGGTCTTTGGCGACGCCATCAAGGAGTTCGGCTTCGTCACCGTCGAAGGCCACGGCATCGAGGACGGGCTCATCCGCCGCACGTACTCGGACGTGGAGAAGTTCTTCCAGCTCCCCGAGGACGTGAAGACCCGCTACGCCGTCCCCGAGCGCCCCGGCCAGCGCGGCTTCATGGCCTTTGGCCAGGAGCACGCCAAGAACCGCAAGGTGGGCGACCTGAAGGAGTTCTGGCACGTGGGCCGTGAGCTCGACGCGGGCCACCCGTACCTGGCGGACTACGGCGCCAACGTGTGGCCGAAGGAAGTGCCCTCCTTCCGCGAGCACACCCTCTCGCTCTACCGCGAGCTGGATGGCGCCGCGACGGTGATGCTCCAGGCGCTGGCCGAGTACTTCGAGCTGCCGCGCACCACCTTCAGCGACATGACCGTGGACGGCAACTCGGTGCTGCGGGTCATCCACTATCCGCCGCTCAAGGACCGCTTCATCCCCGGCGCCGTGCGCGCCGCCGAGCACGAGGACATCAACTTCATCACGCTGCTGTGCGAGGGGACCTCGGGCGGACTGGAGCTGCTCACCCGCGATGGCGAGTGGATCCCCGTGGACACGCTGCGCGGGCAGATTGTCGTGGACTCGGGCGACATGCTCAGCCGCGTGACGAACAACGTCATCCCCGCCACCACGCACCGGGTCGTCAATCCGCCGAGCCCCGCGGAGGACACCGTGCGCTACTCGATGCCCTTCTTCGTGCACCCGTACTCGGAATGCAGCCTCAAGCCGCTGCCCAGCATGGAGACGCCGGACAACCCCGCGCGCCACCCGCCCATCACCGCGGACGCGTTCCTCAAGCAGCGCCTGCGCGAGCTGGGCTTCTTGAAGTAGCCCCGCGACGGCGTGCCCCGAGAGAGCATCCCTCGGGGCGCTAGTCTCCGAGCTTCTTCTTCAGCAGCTCGTTGACGAGGGTGGGGTTGCCCTTGCCCTTCATGGCCTTCATCACCTGGCCCACGAAGAAGCCATACATATTCTTCTTCCCCGCCCGGTACTTCTCCACCTCGGACGCGCTCTTCGCGAGCACCTCGTCCACCACCGCCTCCACCGCGCCCACGTCGCTCACCTGAGCGAGTCCCTTGCTCGCGATGATCTCCGCGGGCGCCGCGCCAGTGCGGAACATCTCGCCGAAGACGTCCTTCGCGGCGTTGATGGACACCGCCCCCTGCTCCACCGCGCCCAGCAGCTCACCGAGCTGCGCCGGCGTGAAGCGCACGGAGGACACGGTCGTCCCCTCCTCCTTCAGCAGCCGGCTCAGCTCGCCGAGGAACCAGTTGGAGAGCTTCTTCGCATCCGGCGCATGCGGCGCGCATGCCTCGAAGAAGTCCGCCAGCGGGCGCTCGGACGTGAGGATCTTCGCGTCGTAGGCGGGCAGGCCGTACTGCGACATGAAGCGCTGCCGCTTCGCCCGGGGCAGCTCGGGCAACGCGCCGCGCGTCCCCTCGATGAGCGCGTCCGCCACATGCAGCGGCGGCAAGTCGGGCTCCGGGAAGTAGCGGTAGTCGTGCGCCTCTTCCTTCGAGCGCATCGAACGCGTGACGCCCTTGTTCACGTCCCACAGGCGCGTCTCTTGCGACACCTTGCCGCCGGACTCGATGACGTCCACCTGCCGGGCAATCTCGTAGTCGATGGCCTGCTTGAGGAAGCGGAACGAGTTGAGGTTCTTCAGCTCGCAGCGCTGCCCAT contains:
- the gatB gene encoding Asp-tRNA(Asn)/Glu-tRNA(Gln) amidotransferase subunit GatB: MPLSDFQPVIGLEVHAQLLTQSKIFCGCSTAFGAEPNHHTCPVCLGMPGVLPVLNQRVVEFAVRTGLALECTVKGTSVWSRKNYFYPDLPKGYQITQFDQPICEWGRLVIDTPAGEKGVRVRRIHMEEDAGKSVHDATASAGQSLVDLNRAGVPLLEIVSEPDLRDADEAVEYLKSLRDVLMYLGVNDGNLEEGSFRCDANVSVMPKGSTVYGQRCELKNLNSFRFLKQAIDYEIARQVDVIESGGKVSQETRLWDVNKGVTRSMRSKEEAHDYRYFPEPDLPPLHVADALIEGTRGALPELPRAKRQRFMSQYGLPAYDAKILTSERPLADFFEACAPHAPDAKKLSNWFLGELSRLLKEEGTTVSSVRFTPAQLGELLGAVEQGAVSINAAKDVFGEMFRTGAAPAEIIASKGLAQVSDVGAVEAVVDEVLAKSASEVEKYRAGKKNMYGFFVGQVMKAMKGKGNPTLVNELLKKKLGD
- a CDS encoding isopenicillin N synthase family oxygenase, translating into MSRSARRIPTVNLSHYRSGTPQERARFVQVFGDAIKEFGFVTVEGHGIEDGLIRRTYSDVEKFFQLPEDVKTRYAVPERPGQRGFMAFGQEHAKNRKVGDLKEFWHVGRELDAGHPYLADYGANVWPKEVPSFREHTLSLYRELDGAATVMLQALAEYFELPRTTFSDMTVDGNSVLRVIHYPPLKDRFIPGAVRAAEHEDINFITLLCEGTSGGLELLTRDGEWIPVDTLRGQIVVDSGDMLSRVTNNVIPATTHRVVNPPSPAEDTVRYSMPFFVHPYSECSLKPLPSMETPDNPARHPPITADAFLKQRLRELGFLK